The Arachis hypogaea cultivar Tifrunner chromosome 19, arahy.Tifrunner.gnm2.J5K5, whole genome shotgun sequence genome has a window encoding:
- the LOC112775331 gene encoding protein DETOXIFICATION 14: MEEGLLLKPKGEEKGSLGTITWSVLAKEIKGVGYLALPMITVNLSTYFLQIISIMMVGHLGKLALSSTAIATSLCAVSGFSVIFGMSCALETLGGQAYGAKQYRRFGVQIYTSIVALSLACIPLSLLWICLGKIMVLCGQDPLISQEAGKFAVCLIPALFAYASLHTFIRYFLLQSLIFPLIMSSCVTFCFHIAFCWILVFQFQLGNLGAAFSLGISYWLNVILLGLYMKFSAKCEKTRAPISMDLFHGLGEFLCYAVPSAGMICLEWWSFELLTLLSGLLPNPQLEASVLSICYSITTTIYTMPEAIGSAASTRVSNALGAGNPGEARVAVVAAMTLAGSQALLVSSIIFGCRNIIGYVFSYEQDVLDYVTDMAPLVCVSIILDTLHGTLSGIARGCGWQQLGTYVNLGAYYVLGIPLAAILGFWVQLRGKGLWIGIMSGAFCQTILLSLITSCTNWKKQAIKARERVFEGRFSVEHILV, encoded by the exons ATGGAAGAGGGTCTCTTGTTGAAGccaaaaggagaagaaaagggtTCTTTAGGAACCATAACATGGAGTGTGTTGGCAAAAGAGATTAAGGGTGTTGGTTATTTAGCATTGCCTATGATAACTGTCAACTTATCAACCTATTTTCTTCAGATAATTTCAATTATGATGGTTGGTCATTTGGGAAAGCTTGCTCTCTCTAGCACAGCTATTGCTACCTCTCTTTGTGCTGTCTCTGGCTTCAGTGTTATT TTTGGAATGTCATGTGCATTGGAAACTCTAGGTGGTCAAGCCTATGGAGCAAAGCAATATAGAAGATTTGGTGTTCAAATCTACACTTCTATTGTAGCTTTGAGTCTAGCTTGtattcctctctctcttttatgGATCTGCTTGGGAAAAATAATGGTTTTGTGTGGCCAAGACCCTTTGATTTCACAAGAAGCTGGAAAATTTGCTGTGTGCCTTATTCCTGCTCTATTTGCTTATGCTTCACTTCACACCTTCATTCGCTACTTTTTGCTGCAGAGTTTGATCTTTCCTCTTATTATGAGTTCTTGTGTCACTTTTTGCTTTCACATAGCTTTTTGTTGGATACTTGTTTTTCAGTTCCAACTAGGTAACTTAGGAGCAGCATTTTCTCTTGGCATTTCATATTGGTTGAATGTGATTTTGCTTGGACTATATATGAAATTCTCTGCTAAGTGTGAAAAGACTCGTGCTCCAATCTCCATGGACCTATTCCATGGGCTTGGAGAATTCTTGTGCTATGCCGTTCCATCTGCTGGAATGATTTG CCTTGAATGGTGGTCATTTGAGCTTCTCACTTTGCTTTCTGGGCTTTTACCAAATCCACAGCTTGAAGCTTCAGTTCTATCCATATG TTATTCAATCACCACAACAATCTACACAATGCCAGAAGCAATTGGCTCCGCAGCAAG CACTAGAGTTTCAAATGCATTGGGAGCTGGAAATCCAGGAGAGGCACGAGTGGCAGTCGTAGCTGCCATGACTCTTGCAGGCTCACAGGCTCTTCTGGTGAGCTCAATCATTTTTGGGTGCCGAAATATTATAGGCTATGTTTTTAGCTATGAGCAAGATGTGTTGGATTATGTCACAGATATGGCTCCCTTAGTATGTGTCTCTATTATATTAGACACTTTACATGGTACTCTTTCAG GTATTGCTAGAGGATGTGGTTGGCAACAATTAGGAACATATGTGAACCTTGGAGCCTATTATGTTTTGGGAATTCCACTTGCTGCTATATTAGGTTTTTGGGTGCAGTTGAGAGGGAAAGGCTTGTGGATTGGAATAATGAGCGGTGCTTTTTGCCAAACAATTCTACTTTCTCTCATTACTAGTTGTACAAATTGGAAAAAACAG GCAATAAAGGCAAGAGAAAGGGTATTTGAAGGAAGATTTTCGGTGGAACATATATTAGTGTGA